From Rhodococcus antarcticus, the proteins below share one genomic window:
- the dusB gene encoding tRNA dihydrouridine synthase DusB translates to MAGITNVAFRQLCREQETARTGQDAAGLYVCEMVTARALVERHPDTLHMTTFAPDESPRSLQLYTVDPETTARAVRMIVEEDLADHVDMNFGCPVPKVTRKGGGAALPYKRELFTRIVRAAVQNAGALPVTVKMRVGIDAEHHTFLDAGRIAAAEGVSAVALHARTAAQRYSGTADWSQIARLKEHVTDIPVLGNGDVFDAADAVAMMARTGCDGVVVGRGCLGRPWLFAELAAALGGTPAPVPPTLGEVAVVLRRHAELLAAHHGPDKGLRDLRKHMAWYLRGFPIGSELRQGFALVSTLDDLDALLARLDADVPFPADAEGPRGRQGSPGTVALPEGWLDDPQDATVPHGADVLTSGG, encoded by the coding sequence ATGGCCGGGATCACCAACGTCGCGTTCCGCCAGCTGTGCCGCGAGCAGGAGACGGCACGCACGGGCCAGGACGCCGCCGGGCTGTACGTCTGCGAGATGGTCACCGCCCGCGCCCTGGTCGAGCGCCACCCGGACACCCTGCACATGACGACCTTCGCGCCCGACGAGTCGCCCCGCTCGCTGCAGCTGTACACGGTGGACCCGGAGACCACGGCTCGCGCGGTGCGCATGATCGTCGAGGAGGACCTCGCCGACCACGTCGACATGAACTTCGGCTGCCCCGTGCCCAAGGTGACCCGCAAGGGTGGTGGCGCGGCGCTGCCGTACAAGCGGGAGCTGTTCACCCGCATCGTGCGGGCCGCGGTGCAGAACGCGGGGGCCCTGCCCGTCACGGTGAAGATGCGGGTGGGCATCGACGCCGAGCACCACACGTTCCTCGATGCCGGCCGGATCGCTGCGGCGGAAGGCGTCTCCGCCGTGGCGCTGCACGCCCGCACGGCCGCCCAGCGCTACTCCGGCACCGCGGACTGGTCGCAGATCGCCCGGCTCAAGGAGCACGTCACCGACATCCCCGTGCTGGGCAACGGGGACGTCTTCGACGCCGCCGACGCCGTGGCGATGATGGCTCGGACCGGGTGCGACGGAGTGGTCGTGGGGCGCGGGTGCCTGGGCCGGCCGTGGCTGTTCGCCGAGCTCGCGGCCGCCCTGGGCGGCACCCCGGCCCCGGTCCCCCCCACCCTGGGCGAGGTGGCCGTGGTCCTGCGCCGGCACGCCGAGCTCCTGGCCGCGCACCACGGCCCCGACAAGGGGCTGCGCGACCTGCGCAAGCACATGGCCTGGTACCTGCGCGGCTTCCCCATCGGCTCCGAGCTGCGCCAGGGCTTCGCCCTGGTGTCCACCCTGGACGACCTCGACGCGCTGCTGGCCCGGCTCGACGCCGACGTGCCGTTCCCGGCCGACGCCGAGGGACCCCGAGGTCGTCAGGGCTCCCCGGGCACCGTCGCGCTGCCGGAGGGTTGGCTCGACGACCCGCAGGACGCCACCGTCCCGCACGGCGCGGACGTGCTCACCTCGGGCGGCTGA
- a CDS encoding acyl-ACP desaturase, with protein MATKLTTTQLLHELEPVVAENLDRHNSMARPWHPHDYVPWSDGKNFAAMGGVDWDPEQSTLSETAKAAMVLNLLTEDNLPSYHREIAMHFGRDGAWGTWVGQWTAEENRHGIVMRDYLVVTRGVDPVDLENQRMAHMINGYDAGEKSMLQTVAYVSFQELATRVSHRNTGKACGDPIADAMLARIAKDENLHMIFYRNLVGAAFDRAPDETMVAVLQEVKHFEMPGSDMKNFRRASVLMAKAGIYDLRQHHDDVIMPVLRHWNVFERTGFGPEGEAAREELVGVLAALDAAASRFEDSRDRALARAAARG; from the coding sequence ATGGCCACGAAGCTGACGACGACGCAGCTCCTGCACGAGCTCGAGCCGGTGGTGGCCGAGAACCTCGACCGGCACAACTCGATGGCCAGGCCGTGGCACCCGCACGACTACGTGCCGTGGTCGGACGGGAAGAACTTCGCCGCCATGGGCGGGGTGGACTGGGACCCGGAGCAGTCGACGCTGTCGGAGACGGCGAAGGCCGCGATGGTGCTGAACCTGCTCACCGAGGACAATCTGCCGTCCTACCACCGCGAGATCGCGATGCACTTCGGCCGCGACGGCGCCTGGGGCACGTGGGTGGGGCAGTGGACGGCCGAGGAGAACCGGCACGGCATCGTCATGCGCGACTACCTCGTGGTCACCCGCGGCGTGGACCCGGTGGACCTCGAGAACCAGCGCATGGCCCACATGATCAACGGCTACGACGCCGGCGAGAAGTCCATGCTGCAGACCGTCGCCTACGTCAGCTTCCAGGAGCTGGCCACGCGCGTGAGCCACCGCAACACCGGCAAGGCCTGCGGGGACCCGATCGCGGACGCGATGCTCGCCCGCATCGCCAAGGACGAGAACCTGCACATGATCTTCTACCGCAACCTCGTCGGCGCTGCGTTCGACCGCGCACCGGACGAGACGATGGTGGCGGTCCTGCAGGAGGTCAAGCACTTCGAGATGCCCGGCTCGGACATGAAGAACTTCCGCCGCGCCTCCGTGCTCATGGCCAAGGCCGGCATCTACGACCTGCGCCAGCACCACGACGACGTGATCATGCCCGTGCTGCGGCACTGGAACGTGTTCGAGCGCACCGGGTTCGGCCCGGAGGGTGAGGCCGCCCGCGAGGAGCTCGTCGGCGTGCTCGCCGCCCTCGACGCCGCGGCCAGCCGGTTCGAGGACTCCCGCGACCGCGCGCTGGCCCGCGCTGCCGCCCGGGGCTAG
- a CDS encoding M55 family metallopeptidase, with protein sequence MKVFLSSDMEGTAGIVDWTQCQAGNPGYEHGVALLQAEVNAAITGAVTGGATEVLVNDSHSVMQNLRPELLAGRARYLSGRHKPLYMMQGLDPSFDAVLLVSYHGSMGGPSSVLSHTYSPRAIAEVRLNGTPVGEAGINALVAQAHGVPVVLVTGDDVTAAESRAVLPGIRTAVVKTAVSRFAADSLHPHDACELIAAEAEAALRGLAQARPPAFDLPARLDITFRNADLAEMATWVRGVERTGGCSAALVDDDPLRLYRTFVTVLLLGRGIAE encoded by the coding sequence GTGAAGGTGTTCCTGTCCTCGGACATGGAGGGCACCGCCGGCATCGTCGACTGGACGCAGTGCCAGGCCGGCAACCCCGGCTACGAGCACGGCGTCGCGCTGCTGCAGGCTGAGGTGAACGCGGCGATCACCGGCGCCGTGACCGGCGGCGCCACGGAGGTGCTGGTCAACGACTCGCACTCGGTGATGCAGAACCTGCGTCCCGAGCTGCTCGCCGGACGGGCTAGGTACCTCTCCGGCCGCCACAAGCCGCTCTACATGATGCAGGGGCTCGACCCGAGCTTCGACGCCGTGCTCCTGGTCAGCTACCACGGGTCGATGGGCGGGCCGTCGTCGGTGCTCAGCCACACCTACAGCCCCCGGGCCATCGCCGAGGTGCGGCTCAACGGGACGCCGGTCGGAGAGGCCGGCATCAACGCCCTCGTCGCCCAGGCCCACGGGGTCCCGGTGGTGCTGGTCACCGGCGACGACGTGACCGCGGCCGAGTCCCGGGCGGTGCTGCCCGGGATCCGCACGGCGGTGGTGAAGACGGCGGTGTCCCGGTTCGCGGCCGACAGCCTGCACCCGCACGACGCCTGCGAGCTGATCGCCGCCGAGGCCGAGGCGGCGCTGCGGGGCCTGGCCCAGGCGCGACCGCCGGCGTTCGACCTGCCCGCCCGCCTGGACATCACCTTCCGCAACGCGGACCTGGCCGAGATGGCCACCTGGGTGCGCGGGGTCGAGCGGACCGGCGGGTGCAGCGCCGCCCTGGTCGACGACGACCCCCTGCGGCTCTACCGGACCTTCGTCACCGTCCTGCTGCTCGGTCGGGGGATCGCGGAGTAG
- the phoU gene encoding phosphate signaling complex protein PhoU: protein MRVAYTEQLSDLTGELAAMCGLAEVAMQRATQALLQADLALAEQVIGENDRIDDMRLQCEEKAFALLALQSPVAGDLRIVVSGIHIVADVERMGQLALHVAKIARRRHPAHVLPEDVRGYFAEMGKVAVTQAARTREVLLSRDLDEAAALETGDEPMDDLHKHLFSVMMDSDWPHGVAAAVDMTLLGRFYERYADHAVEVARRVVFLVTGKLPEPGTPELTGVTPTGV from the coding sequence ATGCGCGTCGCCTACACAGAACAGCTCAGTGACCTCACCGGCGAGCTCGCCGCCATGTGCGGTCTCGCCGAGGTGGCCATGCAACGGGCCACGCAGGCGCTGCTGCAGGCCGATCTCGCCCTCGCCGAGCAGGTCATCGGGGAGAACGACCGGATCGACGACATGCGCCTCCAGTGCGAGGAGAAGGCCTTCGCCCTCCTCGCCCTGCAGTCACCCGTGGCCGGCGACCTCCGCATCGTGGTCAGCGGGATCCACATCGTCGCCGACGTCGAGCGGATGGGCCAGCTCGCCCTGCACGTCGCGAAGATCGCCCGCCGTCGCCACCCCGCGCACGTGCTGCCGGAGGACGTGCGCGGCTACTTCGCCGAGATGGGCAAGGTCGCCGTGACCCAGGCGGCCAGGACGCGCGAGGTCCTGCTCAGCCGCGACCTCGACGAGGCCGCTGCGCTGGAGACCGGCGACGAGCCGATGGACGACCTGCACAAGCACCTGTTCAGCGTGATGATGGACAGCGACTGGCCGCACGGCGTGGCCGCGGCCGTCGACATGACGCTGCTGGGCCGGTTCTACGAGCGCTACGCCGACCACGCCGTCGAGGTGGCCCGGCGCGTCGTCTTCCTCGTCACCGGGAAGCTGCCGGAGCCCGGCACCCCGGAGCTGACCGGCGTCACCCCCACCGGGGTCTGA
- a CDS encoding GGDEF domain-containing protein → MDHPLRSLTEQHEQDPDGPTAKTCVALVDLDLSKQVNDRFGHAMGDQVLRRVVELLQTDLPPRSFCARYGGEEFVLVLPGAAPEQAVALRVRARHRIEGEDWSRLTPGLRVTVSSRLHAATRSGCNAVAFSVATDSPVQLAGAAAHRRVVRDVDHAAAEECRSP, encoded by the coding sequence CTGGACCATCCGCTGCGCTCGCTGACCGAGCAGCACGAGCAGGACCCCGACGGCCCGACGGCGAAGACGTGCGTCGCGCTCGTCGACCTGGACCTGTCCAAGCAGGTCAACGACCGCTTCGGGCACGCGATGGGCGACCAGGTGCTGCGGCGGGTGGTCGAGCTGCTGCAGACCGACCTGCCGCCGCGCTCGTTCTGCGCCCGGTACGGCGGCGAGGAGTTCGTCCTGGTGCTGCCGGGCGCGGCACCGGAGCAGGCGGTGGCGCTGCGGGTGCGGGCCCGCCACCGGATCGAGGGCGAGGACTGGTCACGGCTGACCCCGGGTCTCCGGGTGACGGTGAGCAGCCGGCTCCACGCGGCCACGCGCAGCGGCTGCAACGCCGTGGCGTTCAGCGTGGCCACCGACTCACCGGTGCAGCTCGCCGGGGCCGCCGCCCACCGCCGTGTCGTGCGCGACGTCGATCACGCCGCAGCCGAGGAGTGCCGAAGTCCGTAG
- a CDS encoding zinc-dependent alcohol dehydrogenase family protein → MRATLIHGPRDIRVEDVPDPSILRPTDALVQVVAACVCGSDLWPYRGVRETPEPKRIGHELVGLVTEVGPEVRTLRPGQFVIAPFVVSDGTCANCRNGITTSCLHGSAWGGTDPDGNLVDGAQGEMVRVPWADGTLVATPEVPDDAMVPSLLALSDVMSTGHHAAVSAGVRAGSTVVVVGDGAVGLSAVLAARRLGAEQVVIMSRHASRQAIATDFGATGIVAERGEEGVAAVHELFGGIGPDCVLECVGTEQSMQQALASVRPGGRVGYVGVPLGGAELPIRQLFSSNVSVGGGVAPVRAYLDELLVDVLDGTLDPGRVFDRQMPLEDVAEGYRAMDERTAVKVLLRP, encoded by the coding sequence ATGCGAGCAACCCTGATCCACGGCCCCCGTGACATCCGCGTCGAGGACGTCCCCGACCCGAGCATCCTGCGACCCACCGACGCCCTGGTGCAGGTCGTGGCCGCCTGCGTGTGCGGCTCCGACCTGTGGCCCTACCGCGGCGTCCGCGAGACCCCCGAGCCCAAGCGCATCGGGCACGAGCTCGTCGGCCTGGTCACCGAGGTGGGCCCCGAGGTGCGCACCCTGCGCCCGGGCCAGTTCGTCATCGCCCCCTTCGTCGTCAGCGACGGCACGTGCGCCAACTGCCGCAACGGCATCACCACCTCGTGCCTGCACGGCTCCGCCTGGGGCGGCACCGACCCCGACGGCAACCTCGTCGACGGTGCGCAGGGCGAGATGGTGCGCGTCCCGTGGGCCGACGGCACCCTCGTGGCCACGCCCGAGGTGCCTGACGACGCGATGGTCCCGAGCCTGCTGGCGCTGTCGGACGTCATGTCCACCGGGCACCACGCCGCCGTCTCGGCCGGGGTTCGCGCCGGGAGCACCGTCGTGGTCGTGGGCGACGGCGCCGTCGGCCTCTCCGCCGTGCTCGCCGCCCGCCGCCTCGGCGCCGAGCAGGTCGTGATCATGTCCCGGCACGCGTCCCGCCAGGCCATCGCCACCGACTTCGGCGCCACCGGGATCGTCGCCGAGCGGGGCGAGGAGGGCGTCGCCGCCGTGCACGAGCTGTTCGGCGGCATCGGCCCCGACTGCGTGCTGGAGTGCGTCGGCACGGAGCAGTCCATGCAGCAGGCGCTCGCCTCGGTGCGGCCCGGTGGGCGGGTCGGGTACGTCGGGGTGCCGCTCGGGGGGGCCGAGCTCCCCATCCGGCAGCTGTTCAGCAGCAACGTCTCGGTGGGCGGTGGTGTCGCCCCGGTGCGCGCCTACCTCGACGAGCTGCTGGTGGACGTGCTCGACGGGACGCTCGACCCCGGCCGGGTCTTCGACCGCCAGATGCCGCTGGAGGACGTCGCCGAGGGCTACCGCGCCATGGACGAGCGCACCGCCGTCAAGGTGCTGCTGCGGCCCTGA
- a CDS encoding OsmC family protein, translating to MPTRTARTAWNGGLQDGSGQVELSSSKVGTYDVSFPKRAADEAGGTTSPEELIAAAHSACYAMQLSAVIAEAGGTPQSLEVSAEVGLGPDEANGGFKLTGITITVRGEVEGLDADGFAKAAQNAKESCPVSKALTGVKITLDAALVS from the coding sequence ATGCCCACTCGTACCGCCCGCACCGCCTGGAACGGCGGCCTCCAGGACGGCTCCGGCCAGGTCGAGCTCTCCAGCTCCAAGGTCGGCACCTACGACGTGTCCTTCCCCAAGCGCGCCGCTGACGAGGCCGGGGGCACCACCAGCCCCGAGGAGCTCATCGCGGCGGCGCACTCCGCCTGCTACGCCATGCAGCTCTCCGCCGTGATCGCCGAGGCCGGCGGCACCCCGCAGAGCCTCGAGGTCTCCGCCGAGGTCGGCCTCGGACCCGACGAGGCCAACGGCGGCTTCAAGCTCACCGGCATCACCATCACCGTTCGCGGCGAGGTGGAGGGCCTCGACGCCGACGGCTTCGCCAAGGCCGCCCAGAACGCCAAGGAGTCCTGCCCGGTCTCCAAGGCGCTCACCGGCGTCAAGATCACCCTGGACGCCGCGCTCGTCAGCTGA
- a CDS encoding response regulator transcription factor, whose translation MSTVLVPRVLVVDDDADVRTSLERALRLSGFAVTTAGDGAQALRAVAADPPDCLVLDVTMPRMDGVAVVTALRALGHDVPVCLLSARSTVDDRVAGLEAGADDYLVKPFALAELVARLRALLRRPATPPPGEPPVLVVGPLALDHARRSVRLHGTVVELTKREHELLTVLARHATVVLTRQRLLEEVWGYDFAVDTNVVDVFVGYLRRKLEADGTPRLVHTVRGVGFVLRP comes from the coding sequence GTGAGCACCGTGCTGGTCCCCCGCGTGCTGGTGGTGGACGACGACGCGGACGTCCGCACCTCCCTGGAGCGGGCCCTGCGGCTGTCCGGGTTCGCCGTCACCACCGCCGGCGACGGGGCGCAGGCACTGCGGGCGGTGGCCGCGGACCCGCCGGACTGCCTGGTCCTGGACGTCACGATGCCGCGGATGGACGGTGTGGCCGTGGTGACCGCCCTGCGGGCGCTGGGCCACGACGTGCCCGTCTGCCTGCTCAGCGCCCGGTCCACCGTGGACGACCGCGTGGCGGGTCTCGAGGCGGGGGCGGACGACTACCTGGTGAAGCCGTTCGCCCTCGCCGAGCTGGTGGCGCGGCTGCGGGCCCTGCTGCGCCGCCCGGCCACCCCGCCGCCCGGGGAGCCACCGGTGCTGGTGGTGGGCCCGCTCGCCCTGGACCACGCCCGGCGCAGCGTCCGGCTGCACGGCACCGTCGTGGAGCTCACCAAGCGTGAGCACGAGCTGCTGACGGTGCTCGCCCGGCACGCGACGGTGGTGCTGACCCGGCAGCGGCTGCTCGAGGAGGTGTGGGGCTACGACTTCGCCGTGGACACGAACGTGGTGGACGTGTTCGTCGGGTACCTGCGCCGCAAGCTCGAGGCCGACGGGACCCCGCGCCTGGTGCACACCGTGCGCGGGGTCGGGTTCGTGCTCCGCCCGTGA
- a CDS encoding HAMP domain-containing sensor histidine kinase, which yields MSRAPSLRTRVAVAAALGTTVVVLLVGALASVLLSRDQHDQLDRRLSTVAEVLDPGSSAPRGWAVTVRGPDGTVTGLRGPELPPAATGYATVDVGSRTYRVLTTASGSAVLSVAAPTAATRAAVGQLRRVVLGVGAAAVALAGALGWLFAGRAVRPLHRLAAAARAVGDGGTGAPERLEAGGARETEALATEINHMLARLHEAQERTRAALETAREFAATAQHELRTPLTALRTDLEVLGLEPDEQERRQVVADLLRSQARVQDTLTALGQLASGELGGGSGRTDVDVTELLHRVAEQARRTAPGVAVDVLDGPPVLVPGWPAGLRLAVDNLVLNAVRHGPATRVLLAVTREGSRVSVTVDDDGAGVPVGEREAVFARFARAEGTTGPGSGLGLALVAQQAALHGGSARLEQGVWGGVRAVLEVAG from the coding sequence GTGAGCCGCGCACCCTCGTTGCGCACCCGGGTCGCCGTGGCCGCCGCGCTGGGCACCACCGTGGTGGTGCTCCTGGTGGGCGCGCTCGCCTCGGTCCTGCTCAGCCGCGACCAGCACGACCAGCTCGACCGCCGGCTGTCCACCGTCGCGGAGGTGCTCGACCCGGGCAGCAGCGCCCCGCGGGGGTGGGCGGTGACCGTTCGGGGCCCGGACGGCACCGTGACCGGTCTGCGCGGTCCCGAGCTGCCCCCGGCCGCCACGGGGTACGCGACCGTGGACGTGGGCTCGCGGACCTACCGGGTGCTTACCACCGCCTCCGGCTCGGCCGTGCTGTCGGTGGCGGCGCCCACCGCGGCCACCCGGGCGGCGGTCGGGCAGCTGCGCCGGGTGGTGCTGGGGGTCGGTGCTGCCGCCGTCGCGCTGGCGGGGGCGCTGGGGTGGCTGTTCGCCGGCCGTGCGGTGCGACCGCTGCACCGGCTGGCCGCGGCCGCCCGCGCGGTCGGTGACGGCGGGACGGGCGCGCCCGAGCGGCTCGAGGCCGGCGGGGCGCGGGAGACCGAGGCGCTGGCCACCGAGATCAACCACATGCTCGCGCGGCTGCACGAGGCGCAGGAACGCACCCGGGCCGCCCTGGAGACCGCCCGGGAGTTCGCGGCCACCGCCCAGCACGAGCTCCGCACGCCGCTGACCGCGCTGCGCACCGACCTCGAGGTGCTCGGGCTCGAGCCCGACGAGCAGGAGCGCCGGCAGGTCGTGGCCGACCTGCTGCGCAGCCAGGCCCGGGTGCAGGACACGCTCACCGCGCTGGGTCAGCTGGCCTCGGGTGAGCTCGGCGGGGGGAGCGGCCGCACGGACGTCGACGTGACCGAGCTGCTGCACCGGGTGGCGGAGCAGGCGCGTCGGACCGCGCCCGGAGTGGCCGTGGACGTCCTCGACGGTCCGCCGGTGCTCGTGCCGGGGTGGCCGGCCGGTCTGCGGCTGGCGGTGGACAACCTCGTGCTCAACGCCGTGCGGCACGGACCGGCCACCCGGGTGCTGCTCGCGGTCACGCGGGAGGGCAGCCGGGTGTCGGTCACGGTGGACGACGACGGCGCCGGGGTGCCGGTGGGCGAGCGCGAGGCCGTGTTCGCGCGGTTCGCGAGGGCCGAGGGGACCACCGGGCCCGGTTCGGGGCTCGGGCTCGCGCTGGTGGCGCAGCAGGCGGCCCTGCACGGCGGGAGCGCCCGCCTCGAGCAGGGCGTCTGGGGCGGGGTTCGGGCGGTGCTGGAGGTGGCGGGCTGA
- a CDS encoding SRPBCC family protein, whose amino-acid sequence MSRYSFTHSVPVPPEQAWAVVSDHEGMASWLPPVRTVVLETAGSPDRNGVGAVRALHAVGPAIRERVTAFEPGQRLAYAAVSGVPARDYTGEILLRASGSGTVLTWTIEFRPLFPGAQLVLAGAIGGAARLLARRLSR is encoded by the coding sequence ATGAGCCGGTACTCCTTCACCCACTCCGTCCCCGTCCCGCCCGAGCAGGCCTGGGCGGTGGTGTCCGACCACGAGGGCATGGCGTCCTGGCTGCCCCCGGTGCGCACGGTCGTCCTGGAGACGGCGGGCTCCCCCGACCGCAACGGGGTCGGGGCGGTGCGGGCGCTGCACGCGGTGGGTCCCGCCATCCGCGAGCGGGTCACCGCGTTCGAGCCCGGGCAGCGACTGGCCTACGCCGCCGTCTCGGGCGTGCCGGCACGGGACTACACCGGGGAGATCCTGCTGCGCGCCAGCGGCTCGGGCACCGTCCTCACCTGGACCATCGAGTTCCGCCCGCTGTTCCCCGGGGCGCAGCTGGTGCTGGCCGGGGCCATCGGCGGGGCGGCGCGGCTGCTCGCCCGGCGGCTCTCCCGCTGA
- a CDS encoding LCP family protein: MSDDEPTGSPDQPRPDDSRASAPWERPWAVTPPAPPRADDTTAAGAPAGAEDDASRRSRDPDHGEQVSVADLLRRIGHRAGGRRRTGDQPTPGTTNPGTSTPAPRPSSDDDTTVLPAVVDEHAPLGGTPPAPVVRTPPAPVVRTPPRAAPPARTAPVRVAAGRFVPLSGSEPEPAAEAVPTRLQAKKSRRQRRTALAGRAAVALVAVLVFGVTGTAWSLLRYFDANVQTVQSLDQGSTAIQQPEKQLGDENFLLVGSDSRAGASGEIGAGTESQVAGARSDTTMLAHIPADRSRVVIVSFPRDLQVDLPACNRWDNDTATYTTEVVPPQQGVKLNEAYFEGGPKCITKMVQQLSGLNVNHFVGVDFAGFQSMVDAVGGVQVCTEKPLEDSLLGTVLGQAGTQRIDGQQALNYVRARHVVGDPTSDYGRIQRQQRFLSSLLRASLSTNTLLNVGKLKRLVDAVTSSTFGEGIGVQDLLTLGQSLQGLEPGRVTFITAPTTGEANSSGNEVLLDAANAALFQDIREGVPLPGEAAAPSTTGAPTTTVAPPSLAALAPADVSFVVRNATTTKGLAAAVADELTAYGLRASSLGDAIPATTAPATTTVRYSAGAEAAARTLASAVPGATLEPTPGLGTSVELVLGSDVRGTTTAPTAAGSPLPASGAAATSPVAPLPGNLAVVNGGDATCT, translated from the coding sequence GTGAGCGACGACGAGCCCACCGGGTCCCCCGACCAGCCCCGCCCCGACGACTCCCGCGCGTCCGCGCCGTGGGAGCGCCCGTGGGCCGTCACCCCACCCGCCCCACCCCGTGCCGACGACACCACCGCGGCCGGGGCACCCGCCGGCGCCGAGGACGACGCCTCGCGCCGCAGCCGCGACCCCGACCACGGGGAACAGGTGAGCGTGGCCGACCTGCTGCGCCGCATCGGCCACCGGGCGGGCGGGCGGCGGCGCACCGGCGACCAGCCCACCCCCGGCACGACCAACCCGGGCACCAGCACCCCGGCGCCCCGCCCGAGCTCGGACGACGACACCACCGTCCTGCCCGCGGTGGTCGACGAGCACGCCCCGCTCGGTGGCACCCCGCCCGCCCCGGTCGTCCGCACCCCGCCCGCCCCGGTCGTCCGCACCCCGCCCCGTGCAGCCCCACCGGCCCGCACCGCGCCGGTCCGGGTCGCAGCGGGACGCTTCGTCCCGCTGTCCGGGTCGGAGCCCGAGCCCGCCGCCGAGGCCGTCCCCACCCGCCTGCAGGCCAAGAAGTCCCGCCGTCAGCGCCGCACCGCGCTCGCCGGCCGGGCAGCGGTGGCCCTGGTCGCCGTCCTCGTCTTCGGCGTCACCGGCACCGCCTGGTCGCTGCTGCGCTACTTCGACGCCAACGTGCAGACCGTGCAGTCGCTCGACCAGGGGTCCACGGCCATCCAGCAGCCGGAGAAGCAGCTCGGGGACGAGAACTTCCTGCTCGTGGGGTCCGACAGCCGGGCCGGGGCCAGCGGCGAGATCGGCGCCGGCACCGAGAGCCAGGTCGCCGGAGCGCGCTCGGACACCACGATGCTCGCCCACATCCCGGCCGACCGCAGTCGCGTGGTGATCGTCTCCTTCCCGCGCGACCTGCAGGTGGACCTCCCCGCGTGCAACCGCTGGGACAACGACACGGCGACGTACACGACCGAGGTCGTCCCCCCGCAGCAGGGCGTCAAGCTCAACGAGGCGTACTTCGAGGGCGGGCCGAAGTGCATCACCAAGATGGTGCAGCAGCTGTCCGGGCTGAACGTCAACCACTTCGTCGGGGTCGACTTCGCCGGCTTCCAGTCCATGGTCGACGCGGTCGGGGGGGTGCAGGTCTGCACGGAGAAGCCGCTCGAGGACTCCTTGCTCGGCACGGTGCTGGGCCAGGCCGGCACCCAGAGAATCGACGGCCAGCAGGCCCTGAACTACGTCCGCGCACGGCACGTCGTCGGTGACCCGACCAGCGACTACGGCCGGATCCAGCGCCAGCAGCGCTTCCTCTCGTCGCTGCTGCGGGCCTCGTTGAGCACCAACACGCTGCTCAACGTGGGCAAGCTGAAGCGCCTGGTCGACGCCGTGACCTCGAGCACCTTCGGCGAGGGCATCGGCGTCCAGGACCTGCTCACCCTCGGTCAGTCCCTGCAGGGTCTGGAGCCCGGTCGCGTCACCTTCATCACCGCCCCCACCACGGGCGAGGCGAACTCGTCAGGCAACGAGGTGCTGCTCGACGCCGCCAACGCGGCCCTGTTCCAGGACATCCGGGAGGGTGTGCCGCTGCCCGGGGAGGCCGCGGCCCCCAGCACCACGGGTGCACCCACCACCACCGTGGCGCCACCGTCGCTGGCCGCGCTGGCCCCGGCGGACGTGTCCTTCGTCGTTCGCAACGCCACCACCACCAAGGGCCTCGCCGCCGCGGTGGCCGACGAGCTCACCGCGTACGGCCTCCGGGCCTCGAGCCTGGGCGACGCCATCCCCGCCACCACCGCCCCCGCCACCACCACCGTCCGCTACTCCGCGGGGGCCGAGGCCGCAGCCCGCACGCTCGCCTCGGCCGTGCCCGGTGCGACGCTGGAGCCCACCCCCGGGCTCGGCACCAGCGTCGAGCTCGTGCTCGGCTCCGACGTCCGGGGCACCACCACCGCCCCGACGGCCGCCGGATCCCCGCTGCCCGCCTCGGGCGCCGCCGCGACCAGCCCCGTCGCCCCGCTGCCCGGCAACCTCGCCGTGGTCAACGGCGGCGACGCCACCTGCACCTGA